The genomic window GGACTTCATGAACGCATGGCTGAAGATGTGAAAGATGGTTCCGGCTAGGGCATTGGGGTTTAAGAGGGCCATACCCAGGAGTATGTAGCCCATCTGCCCTATGGTGGAATAGGCCAGCCGGCGCTTAAGGTCATCCTGGACTATGGCCACGGCTGACCCCAGGAAGATGGTGATGGCAGCCATCCAGATCATAACCTCGTTCCACCCTGCCTCGCGCACCAGCTCAATGCCGTAGATATCATATATGATCCTTATGAGACCATATGCCCCGGTCTTGACCAGCAACCCTGAGAGGAGCGCGCTGGCGGGAGAGGGCGCCACAGGGTGGGCGTCGGGGAGCCACACGTGCAGGGGCACCATGCCCGCCTTGATGCCAAACCCTATGAGGAACCCCACGAAGCCCAGGAGGGCCACGCCACTGGCGCCCGGGAATACGCCCCCCTGCCCCAGGCTGATGTTCCCGGTAATCTGGTACGTTATGGCGATTCCCATGAAGATGCTCAGGCCGCCGATGATGGTCATGATCAGGTACTTGTAGCCGGCCCTCATGGCCTCGGAGGTCTCCTCGTGGATTACCAGCACGTAGGCGCTGAGGGACATGATCTCATAGAACAGGAAAAGGGTGAACAGGTCCCCAGCCATGAAGGTGCCCATGCACCCTGCCAGGGCCAGGATGAGGAAGGGGTAGTACCGCTTCTTGTGGTGCTCGTGCTTCATGTACTCCAGGGAGTACACAGTGGCCATGGTCCATATGAAGGACGCGATGACCCCCAGGAGGAGCCCCAGGGGGTCCACCCTGAAGGAGAGACCCAGCGGCGGCACGATCCTGGGAAAGGATGCCTCCACAATGGTTCCCCCGGATACCGCCGGGTACAGTAGCAGGACAAGGCAAGTACACGTTGCGGCCACGATGAGGCTCAGGGTGTTCCTGGCCTTCCATGACCTCAGCCCGGCCACGTATATGGCGGGGGCAGCCACCAGGGGCAATACCGGAATGATTACTGGCAGCCAGGAAAATGTAGTGTGCTCTCCCATCCGTAGGGCCTCCGATCTGTAGACTTACTGTCTCCCCTGCCATGTGTTCTCTTCGCACCGGGGCTTCCTCACGGAACCGCAGCAAGGCCCAGGGCACCCGCGGGCACGAACCCAAGTATCACTACCAGGGCTGCCAGGACCAGCATGGGAACCTGTGACGGCCAACCCACCCTTAGAGCCGGGGCCCGGCCCGCCATAAAGTAGGCCCTGGCCAGCACCGGGTACATGTAGACCAGTGTCAGGGCACTGCTCAGCACTATTATTATGGCAACCAGGGGCTGCCCCTGCTCCAGGGCGCCCATCACCATGTACCACTTGCTGTTGAATCCTGCCAGGGGGGGGATCCCCACCATAGAGAGGGCCATCACCAGGAAGACTGCCATGGGCACCGGTAAGGTTTTCCCCAAGCCCGCCATGTCCTCCACGCTGCGCTTCCCCGTGGCTACTATCACGGAGCCGGCTGCCAGGAAGAGGCCTGCCTTCATAGCCCCGTGGTAGAGTACGTGCAAGAGCGCACCCGTGACCGCCTGTTGCCCCCCGAGACCGAAGCCTATGAAGATGCAGCCCACCTGGGCCACGGTGGAGTAGGCCAGGAGGCGCTTAATATCGTGCTGCACGGCGGCCAGCACGGAGCCGGCCACGGTGGCCATGGCGCCCAGGGCCACGACAAACCCCTCCACGGGAACGGCGCTCAGGGCAGGGGCCATGGCCATGGTGAGAACCCTCCAGTAGGCGAAGGCAAACACCTTCACCACCAGGCCTGAAAGGAGGGCGCTGGAGGGGGTCGGGGCGTCTGAATGGGCGTCGGGCAGCCACGTGTGTAGCGGGAAGAGGGCCGCCTTCACCCCGAGCCCCACGGTGATGAACCCCAGGGCCGCGTAGATGTTCCCGGGGTACCTGGCCAGGGCTCCGGCCATGGCGCCGGATATGAACACCATGTTCAGGTGCCCGGTGGCCATGTAGGTCAGGGCCACACCAAAGAGAAGGGCGCCGGTGCCCAGCGCGCTCAGGATCAGGTAGCGCAGGGTTGACTCCAGGGCCGGGCCGTCACCCTTCACGGAAACTATGCCGCAGGCCGCCAGGGACGCAATCTCCACGAACACGAACAGGTTAAAGAGGTCCCTGGCCATGACGATGCCCATCATGGATGCCACCAGGAGAAGGCACAGGGTCCAGAACCACCGGAGCGCCTTCTCCCCCACCTCATCCTGAAGCCCCGCATAGGCGTAACCCAGGGAGACCAGGGACAGAAGGGTGACAGTGCCCAGCATGAATCCAACAGGCCCATCAACACCCACCTCAATGCCCCAGGGTGCCGCCCAGCCTCCCAGGGAGTAGACGATGGGACCACCGGACATGACTGCCCAGGCCAGTACAAGGGAGGCGATGAAGCATGCCAGGATGAGCCCAAGGGCCAGCCATACGGCGCCCTTGAGACGGGCCGGGGAAGCCAGGGGCACAATATATGCGCCCATTAGCATGGCTGCCACCATAATGACAGGTAGGTCGTTCAGGGTCATTTGCCCATCATCCTCGCTCGAGACAACTTGTCAGCGTCCAGTGTCTCATACTTCCCGTAGAGGGAGACGATGAGGCTCAGGGCAAAGGCCGTGGTACTCACCGCTATCACGATCCCTGTGAGTATGAGCGCTGAGGGAACCGGGTTAACCCAGAGGACTCCCTGTCCCTCCCCAGAAATGATGGGGGCCCTCGCGCCCTGGGTGTAGCCGGACGATATGAACAGGAGGAACACCGCTGTCTCCATGATGTTCATCCCCATAATCTTCTTTATGAGGTTGGAATGGGTCAGCATGGTGTGAAACCCAATGAGGAACACCGTGACCGCCACCGCGTAATGGAGGTTTAGCCAGAGGGCCTCAATCATCTTGGTACCCCCTCGCCAGGGTCCTGAAGAGCGACACCAGGGTAGCCGTGACCTTTATGCCCAGGCCGATGCTGAGCAGGGGTATCAAGCCCCCGGACATCAGGTACCCTGCGCGTCCCAGGGGAAAGCCCGCAACGGCGTTGGACAGGAACCCGGTGCCCAAGGCTATACCTATGAACCCCAGGAACACGTACCAGATGCCCCCGGCGGATTCCAGGACCCTCGAGGCTGCCCCCCAGGACCTGCCCACTCCCGAGGATTGCCCCAGGGCCATAGAGCCCAGGATGAAGGCGGAGGCCATTAACGCCCCTCCCGCGAAGGCACCACCCGGTGACACGTGGCCGTGGAAGACCACGTACGCCCCGAACACCATTATGAAGGGGATGAGTACCCGGCTCACCGTGCGGAGGATCACGTCATCCACCGCTCTTTCCCCCTTTCTCGGCCATCGCCGCCAGGGCGGCCATGGCTGCCGAGACCGCCGTGAAGAGAACCGTGGCCTCCCCCAGGGTGTCGTAGCCCCTATAGTCCAGGACCACTGCGGCAACGCTGTTGGCTGCGCCCGTTTCGGTTAAAACCGAGCCCGTGAACCGCTCAGGCAGGGCATTCTGCACAGGGGCGCCAGGGTCGCCGAAGGGCGGCATACCACCTGCAACCACCAGCAGCATAGCCCCGAGGATCAACATGGCCAAGAGGGTGACGGCGTTTCTCACTCCTCATACCTCCTGGTCCGGGAGATGGCCGCCAGGAAGAGGAGGGAGGTTACCCCCGCCCCAACTGCCGCCTCCGTTATGGCTATATCAGGCGCCTCCAGCCGCTGCCACACCATGGCCATGACCAGGCTATAGGCGGCGAAAACGATGGTGGCGCCCACAAGGTCCCGGATCCTTGACACAAGGATTGCCGCCACCACCAAGAACAGCAAGAGCACGAGACTGAACGCCGCCGCCATGTCCTCAGTCTCCCTTCTCGATATCCTCCAGGTCCACCCTATGCGCAACAATGGGGGTGAACACGGTGTCCCTGTACGCAACCCTGGCCATCACGTGAGTGGCGGTGGGGGATGTGAACCAGACGAAGGCCACGATAACCAGGAGTTTCAGGCTCAGGGCCGTGGGACCAGCCTGGAGCGCAACCCCGAGGAGCACCATGCCAGCCCCAAGGGTATCAGCCTTGGCCGCGGCGTGCATCCGGGTGAGGGCATCGGGCAGCCTAAGGAGCCCCAGGGTTCCCACGGCAAAAAAGAAGATGCCGCCCAGGACCAGGAAGACCACTAGTGCGTTCTTCAGGATCTCCAAGCCATTACCCCCTAGAACAGGCTCCCCTTGGAGAAGTACTGGGCCAACCCCACAGTGGCCAGGAAACTTATCAGGCCATACACCAGCGCCACGTCCAGGAAGATGCTCATCTCCTGGTGAGCGAAACCCACCAGGACGAGAATGACTAGGGTCTTTGTGCCTATCACGTTGATGGCCACAATCCTGTCCGCCGCGGAAGGGCCCCTTGCGGCCCTGTAGAATGACAGCCATGCCAGGAAGGCAAGGACGAAGGCGGCCCCGAGAAAGAAGCCCTCACTCACGGGCCTCACCCCCGGCCTCAATCCCAAGGAGACGCCCCTCAAACAGCCGGTCGCCCATAGTCTGGGCAACCTCCAGCGTGAGGGCGTGGACCGTGAAGGTATCGCCCGCCGCCTCGATGGTGACGGTGCCCGGTGTAAGGGTAATGCTGTTACCCAGGGCCGCCTTGCCTAGGTCCGTCTTGAGGCGGGACCGGAAGCGGACGATGGTCGGGGCTATGGGAAGCCTGGGATTTAGCACTACGGCCGCCACCTGGATGTTGGCCTTCACTATCTCCACTAGCAGGATGCCAAGATAGGCAAGCCCATCCACCATGACCCTGGGGTTCAGGGAAATACCCTCGCCCTTTCTAAAGGAAAGGTCCCTCGAGAAAAGGGTCACAAGGGCGCACACGCCGGTGCCCAGCAACAGGCTGGCCCAGTCGCGCCGCCCCAAGAGGATGGTCCAAAAGACCCAGAGGACCAGGAACGTCCCAGCATAACCTGGCATCCTAACCATGGACGCACACCTTCAGCCGATTTGTCGAAACCTATGAGCTAATATAGCACAGCAACTGGTCCGTGACAACATAATTACCGACTTGGGGCTCGAATCAGAATTGTCCTGCATTTTAACCCGGGGGCGGGATTGTCTGGTGTCCCAGGGGAAAGGAGGGAAGCAGCGGGCTCCCAGGCAAGGCGCCACGCCCACCCTGCCAGGGTGAGGACATTGCCCAGGGCGCCCCTGTGGGATGGGCCATTCCTGGGGCGCGACTTTACATGTAGGCCTTGGCAAGCACCAGGATGACAACCAACGCTGTGAGGGTGAGCGCCTGCAGGAGTATGGCGACATTCAGGTCCGACATCCTGCGTTCCGTAAACTGGGAGAGGTCTGGCAGTCCCTCTTCGCCAATGCCTGAAGCCGCATCCTGGGCGCGGCGGGCTATCTCCTGGTAGCCCTGGTCAAGACCACGGTCAAGCCGGGCGACCCTGCCCACCACAGTCCAGGCGCATGACCCCACGGGCGTGTAGAAGAACCCTATTGACCTTTCGAGACGGCCGGCGGCCCGGACAAGGCCCCAGGCGCCAGCCTGGAGCGGCTTATAGACAAGGCTCTCCACGCTGAGGTTTGGAGGCCTCCTGTTGAGGAGGCCCAGCCTCGAACCGGCCAGGTAGATACAGGTTCCCAGGATGAAGGGAACCATGACGTCCCGGAGGTTCGACCACTGGAAGAGATCAGCGTGGGCCAGGTGGTCCAACCCGTGCTGATACCCAAGGGACGCGGCGGCCGGAAGGACTGCAAGGTTGATGACCTGCTGTGGGAAGAACCCCACCAGGAGTATCAGGAGGCTCAAGACGTGCAACACAGCCCCAGATATCCTGGGAGGAGTCACAGTCCGCTGGGCCGGGGCGCCCAGGAAGACGTGCCCAAGCTTGAGGAAATACACAACCGTAAAAGAGCTGCCCACCACGAAGACCTTCTCAGCCACCAGGAGCCATGCCAGGTGATTCTCGTGGTATGCCTCGGCAAGAGCGTGGTGAATCAGGGTCTTGCTGGCGAAACCGCTGAAGCCAGGCAGCCCAGTGATGGCCCCGAAGACCGCCAGGAAGGCAATGCTGGCCGGGAGGTATCGACGCATGCCCCTTATCCGGGTCACACTGGTCTCGTGGGTGATCATGTAGAGGTACCCCACCATCAGGAATGCGGCGGTCTTGAACACCATGTGGTTCAGGATGTGGAGGAAGGCACCCCCGAAGCCTGTAGCACCTTCAGCCCCCAGCACCGTCGCAGCGCCAATGCCCGTGACGATGTAGCCCACCTGGCTTACGGAACTGTAGGCTAGGATCCGCTTGGCGTTGTCCTGGAAAACCGCCATGACGCCACCTGAGACCAGTGTGACAAGGCCTATCCCCAGAAGAAGGGCACCGCTGTTCAGTGCCCATGGCCCGTGCCCCGCTGGGTAGCCGGGCACCAGGACAAGAAGGAACATGCGGAGAATGCCGTAGGCACCCGCCTTGATCAGCACGCCCGACAGGACGGCACTGGCCGGGGCCGGAGCCACAGGGTGAGCCCGGGGGAGCCATATGTGCAGGGGAAACACCCCTGCCTTCACGCCAAAGCCCAGCACCACCAGGATGGTGGCCATCTCGAGGTATCCTGCGGAGACCAGGGCTGTTCCATGGCGGGCGGCCAGGTCCAAGCCGCCTGCGTGACCCAGCACCATGACGGCAAACACCAGGCAAAGGCCGCTAGCCACACCCATGAAAAGGAAGAGGCGGCCCGCCGACAGCGCTTCGGGGTCTTCGTTGTGGACCACCAGGGCGTAAGAGGCGAAGGTCATCAGTTCGAAGAATACGAAGAGGGTGAAGAGGTCGCCAGACAAGAAGACGCCCAGGGTGGCCCCCATGGTGAAGACCATAAAGGACCAGTAACGGGGAAGGGAGCGCTCGTGCTTCATGTAGTCGAGGGAGAACAGCAACGCCAGTGACCACGCGGTGGCTCCCACCAGCGCCACGCTGGCGCCTACGGCATCGGCCCTGAGGAGGATACCGTATCCCACCGCACTCAGCCTGGCCTCTACGCCACCCCTGGTAGCCAGGGCTAGCAGGAACGCGCCCATCCCGGCGGCGAACAGGCCCGTCGCCACCGCCAGGATGGCCCCAGCGCGTTTTTCCCTGGCTGCCACTGCGTAAACGGGAAAGGCCATGATCATGGGCACCAGTGGCACCAGCGCAGGCAGCGCGCTTATCGCCGTGGCTGTGGCCGGAACAGGTGTCATCTACACTTCCCCCCTGGTATCCCCAACTACTTGCTCAACGCGCCAGGCTCAGTGGCGCCTAGGGCGCGTTCCCAGTTGACCCCATTCGTTGCCACACCGTGGAGGCGTAGTAGGTAAGGCAGAAGCCCAAGACAAACCCCAGCCCAACGAAGATGAGGAAGTACCTCCCTTGCCCCGCCCCCATAGCCAGCCTGCCCAGGAAGATACCAGCCACGGCTCCCACTATGCACCGGACCCTCAGGGATAAGTAGAAGGCATTGCGAGGGCGCCGCGGCGGGTTCGCCGGGCCCAGGGCCCAGGGCGAAGCCGCAGGGTCTCCCTGGCTGATCTCAGCCCCCTCCAGCGTCAGGTCACCCCGGGGGCCATAACCTGTACCCTTTGTCATCCTGTCCACCCCCCTCATGGCAGCCCCAGGCCGGGCTGCCCTTGGCTGCGCCTCCCTTGAAGGAGCACGAGTGCCTACCGTGAGCCAAAGAGATTTCTGGGAGGAGGGCACAATCCTTAATAAGAATATACGATGCGAGGGGTGACATGGCAATACTGTTTCTGCATATTTCATATTTTTCTGAACTTAGTTCGTTACGTAACTAACAAATGGGTGGCCTGGCTGGCAGGAAATGGCACCACCGGGAGGGGAAGGAAGGCCTGAAGGGGGCAAGAAGCCTCGCCCCGGGGAAGTGAAACCCACAACTAAAGGCAGGTCAGGTTCTCCGTGACCGCCCTCTTCAGTGCGGCTCTTGCCCTGTTAAGTTTGGATTTGACGGTACCTAAGGGGCACCCCATCTCCCGGGAAATGTCCGTGTAACTCAGGTCCCTAACCTCTCTGAGAACCAGGACCTTGCGCTGGTCCCGCTCGAGCCGGTTTAGGCACTCAACGACCCCCTCACGGATGTCCACCCCTTCCGCCACCTCCGCCGGGTCAGGCGCGGAGCCCACTAACTGGGGCACTGGGGCCTCTTGGTCTCTTTGGCCATCAAGGCACAGCACCTCGCGCCTGCGGGATGAGCGCAGGCTATCCACGCAGGCGTTGGCAGTTATGCGGAACACCCACGTCTCAATGGAGCACTCCCCCCTGAAGGTATGCATGGACCGGTAGAGCTTGAGAAAGGTCTCCTGGGTGACATCCTCGGCGTCATGTGGGTCTCCCACAAGCCTAAGGGCGTAGCCGTAGACCCGCTTCCTGTACGCGGAGAACACATCCTCGAACATCGCCTGGCTGCCCTGCCCTGCATTAACCGCCGCGACGGCCACCCTATCGCCTCCCATTCCTGCCTCTATGAGGAAAGAGTACCAGATGGCGGTAAACGGGCCCAAGAGCTGGAAGGCCCGTTTCGGGCAGGCATTTTGGCCTGAGGCCGTTCGGCCTAGAACACTGGCTCTGGCACCCGGGCCACCACCCGGGTTCCACCCCCGGGGGAGGATGACACCTCGAGGCTGCCTTGCACCAGGTCTAGTCTCTCCCTCATCCCTAAAAGCCCCAGGCAACCGGTCTTGGCCAAGCAAGACACATCGCCCGGGACCTCGAAACCCCTCCCGTCGTCCCTCACACACAGGGTTACTCCCGACCCCTGAAACTCCAGGCACACCTGGATGCTCTGGCATTGCGCGTGCCTGGTGGCATTGCCCACCGCCTCCTGGGCAATGCGAAATAGGGCAACCTCAGCCTCAGGGGCCAGGCGGCGCTCGACCCCCCTGACGTCCAGGTGGGCCTCCAGGCCCCGTCTCCTCACCTCGGATACAGCGCCTTCCAGGGCCGCCCGCAGGCCGAGGTCGTCCAGGACCGCGGGTCTCAGATCCCTTATGAAACGCCGCAGGCTGGCCAGGGCCTGGTCAGCCATGCCCCGCAGCTCCTGGGCCTTGCGCTCCATCTCGGACCTGTCATCCTGGTCCACGCAGATGTCCAGCCCCCTGGATATGGCTGTGAGGCTCTGGACTGTCTCATCGTGGAGTTCCCTGGCTATGCGGCGCCTCTCCTCCTCCTGTACCCTGGTAACCAGGGCTATGTAGTCCTTCAGGGCCATCTGTGTCTGGTGGGAGCGCTCGAGTTCCTCTTCCATCCGGTTGATTTCAGTGTTGTCCCTGGCTATGCCCTGTTGCCCTACATATCTTGAATCCCTGAGGAGGATCGAGGAGTGCACGTCCAGGATCACCGTGCCGCCCCGGCGCTTCTGGGCCTCCCAACGGCAGAATATGCGCTTCTTCCCCTCGGATAAGGCCCTGCGCAGGACCTGCAGGCTTTCCTCCCAGCTGCCAGGGCTGAGAAGGGAGCTGATGAACCGCCCCACAAGGTCTCCTGGTTCGTAGTCCAGCACATCTTTGACCCGGGAGTTGAGGTAGGTAATCCGTCCCACGGCATCCAGGGCAAACACCAGGTCGCTGGCCTGCTCCGCCAGGGCCCGGTACTTCTTTTCCGAACGCTTGACGTCTTCGAATTCCGTAGCCCTCCCCAGGGCCCAGCCTAGGTGAGTCATGAGCACCCCAAGTTCGTCGTCGGAAGGCCGCTGCCTGCCAGCGGGGAAGGCCAGGAGCAGGAGCCCCAGGGGCATTCCCTTATGGCTGAGGGGAAGTATGGACACGGGACCCGCCAGGGAGAGGGCCACTGCGGTCTCACCCCTCCCCGGGGCTCCCTCCTCAATGTGAACAGGGGTAGTGGAGCCCAGGGCCCTGTAAAGGGTTCCGTGCTTGCTCATCCTCAGTGCGATGCGTTCCTCAACAATGGGGGCCGACTCGTCCCGGGCCACTACGGCCACGGGGAAGAGGGACCGCTCCTCCATGTCGCACAGGAAAAGTGCGGCCCCCTCCGCGCCAAACAGGTCCACAACCCCGTGGGCAACGGCCCTGTAGCCCTCGCCCGACGTGACATCCAGCACAGACTGGACCAGATCCAGAAGGATCCCCTGAACCCTGGCTCCAAGGTCACCCATGGCTCTTTGCCTCTCTCAGCCTTATCCAGCCCTTCATGAGAGCCTCCGTCACCGCCTCGGTCCTGGAGGATGCCCCCATCTTCTGGAACACCTTGGCCAGGTGTCCCTGGACGGTCCTGGGGCTAAGGCCCAGTTTTTCAGCGATCTCCTTGTTGGCCAGACCCTCAGCGGCCAGTGATAGCACCTCCAGTTCCCTCTGGCTCAGGGGGATTACACCTCCGGGCTCCCGGCCCTTGGTGTCCTGCAAGCCCCTGAATACCTTCCTAGCCACCTCGGGACCCAGCACGGCCTCGCCATGGTAAACCGCCCTGATGGCATGGTGGAGGTCCTTGCCCCGGACGTTCTTCAGGAGATAGCCTGATGCACCCGCGTCGAACATGGCGGATATGTACTGGTCATCATCGTATGCCGTGAACACCAGCACCACAGTTTGCGGCAACGCCTCCCTTATGGCGCGGGTCGCCTCGAGTCCGTTCATCCCAGGCATGGATATGTCCATGAGCACCACATCCGGCCCGAGTTCCAGCGCCAGGGCGACTGCATCCTCTCCGCTGCCCGCCTCCCCCACCACGTGAATGTCCTCCTCTTGCTCCAGCACTTCACGGGTGCCTCTTCTCACCACCGGGTGATCGTCGGCCAGGAGCACCCTGATGCTTTCCAACGGTCCCACTCCCTACGAATCCTTGCTCTTCTCCACGAAGTTAATCCTCAGGTCCCTGAGAAGCGCCTTCAGCCTGGAGGCCTCTTCCGCATCCATATCGCCCTCAATCACCGGGGCCAGTGCGCTAACGGCATCGATTGCAACCCGGGCCTGTTTCAGGTCCACCTTTACCTCTTGGCTGAGAGGGTTGGCCACAAGGCCCATGGATTCCCATGCCTTGGCCGCCAGGGTGGCAATGAACCATTGAACCAGGTAGTTTGAGGTCAGTGCCTCAAGGGGAAACCCCTGTATGCTCTGCCCGTCATCCGTCCCCTCTTCGCCGGACCCCTGTGGATTCTGGGCATCCTCATTCTCCATCCGTGGTCCCTCCATTCACTTCTCGTTGGCACTAAGGATTCTGCGCGCGTCCCGGAGTATCCTCCCAGGTGGCCCTGGGCCTGAGTGGGAGCGCAGGCAGGTCCAGGGGGGCAGGGGGGTAAACGAAGTGGGTGACCGGACCCCAGTGGGGCACCGGCATGCCTAGGCATGGTCAATAGGACAGACCGAGGCTGGATACGTTGACATGCTAGGCACAAAGATATATAGGCCCAAAGAGTATGCATGGGCGGAGATGTCTAAGATACTTGTAGTATCCGAAATGCTGGATGTACGAGGAAGAAATCTTCATCGCTGCGGTCAAAGACCAGCAGGCAGTCCCTGATTGAAAACCTCTCCTTGAGATCATGCAAGAGGCCAGCGACCGTCGGGATACATCCGGCGTGTTGCCAGGGAGGACCTTCCAGTAAGAGGGGTATCCCCTGGGGGTAAGCACCAACGCGATGGTGACCCCGCGCCGGGCTTCTGACGCTCAGATGAAA from Bacillota bacterium includes these protein-coding regions:
- a CDS encoding monovalent cation/H+ antiporter subunit D family protein is translated as MGEHTTFSWLPVIIPVLPLVAAPAIYVAGLRSWKARNTLSLIVAATCTCLVLLLYPAVSGGTIVEASFPRIVPPLGLSFRVDPLGLLLGVIASFIWTMATVYSLEYMKHEHHKKRYYPFLILALAGCMGTFMAGDLFTLFLFYEIMSLSAYVLVIHEETSEAMRAGYKYLIMTIIGGLSIFMGIAITYQITGNISLGQGGVFPGASGVALLGFVGFLIGFGIKAGMVPLHVWLPDAHPVAPSPASALLSGLLVKTGAYGLIRIIYDIYGIELVREAGWNEVMIWMAAITIFLGSAVAIVQDDLKRRLAYSTIGQMGYILLGMALLNPNALAGTIFHIFSHAFMKSTLFLCAGAILHRIHTRSISKMGGVGPKMPLTMAAFTMASLAMIGVPPFNAFLSKWQISLGALDVGRPFFVGLLLVSSFMNMAYYMPVIIAAFCGLKDTCPDTRIQEAPWTMMVPIIVLALANVFFNVIPRSLPLILSEMAAALLYH
- a CDS encoding proton-conducting transporter membrane subunit; translated protein: MTLNDLPVIMVAAMLMGAYIVPLASPARLKGAVWLALGLILACFIASLVLAWAVMSGGPIVYSLGGWAAPWGIEVGVDGPVGFMLGTVTLLSLVSLGYAYAGLQDEVGEKALRWFWTLCLLLVASMMGIVMARDLFNLFVFVEIASLAACGIVSVKGDGPALESTLRYLILSALGTGALLFGVALTYMATGHLNMVFISGAMAGALARYPGNIYAALGFITVGLGVKAALFPLHTWLPDAHSDAPTPSSALLSGLVVKVFAFAYWRVLTMAMAPALSAVPVEGFVVALGAMATVAGSVLAAVQHDIKRLLAYSTVAQVGCIFIGFGLGGQQAVTGALLHVLYHGAMKAGLFLAAGSVIVATGKRSVEDMAGLGKTLPVPMAVFLVMALSMVGIPPLAGFNSKWYMVMGALEQGQPLVAIIIVLSSALTLVYMYPVLARAYFMAGRAPALRVGWPSQVPMLVLAALVVILGFVPAGALGLAAVP
- a CDS encoding cation:proton antiporter subunit C is translated as MIEALWLNLHYAVAVTVFLIGFHTMLTHSNLIKKIMGMNIMETAVFLLFISSGYTQGARAPIISGEGQGVLWVNPVPSALILTGIVIAVSTTAFALSLIVSLYGKYETLDADKLSRARMMGK
- a CDS encoding MnhB domain-containing protein, which gives rise to MDDVILRTVSRVLIPFIMVFGAYVVFHGHVSPGGAFAGGALMASAFILGSMALGQSSGVGRSWGAASRVLESAGGIWYVFLGFIGIALGTGFLSNAVAGFPLGRAGYLMSGGLIPLLSIGLGIKVTATLVSLFRTLARGYQDD
- the mbhE gene encoding hydrogen gas-evolving membrane-bound hydrogenase subunit E; protein product: MRNAVTLLAMLILGAMLLVVAGGMPPFGDPGAPVQNALPERFTGSVLTETGAANSVAAVVLDYRGYDTLGEATVLFTAVSAAMAALAAMAEKGGKSGG
- a CDS encoding hydrogenase subunit MbhD domain-containing protein; translation: MAAAFSLVLLLFLVVAAILVSRIRDLVGATIVFAAYSLVMAMVWQRLEAPDIAITEAAVGAGVTSLLFLAAISRTRRYEE
- the mnhG gene encoding monovalent cation/H(+) antiporter subunit G translates to MEILKNALVVFLVLGGIFFFAVGTLGLLRLPDALTRMHAAAKADTLGAGMVLLGVALQAGPTALSLKLLVIVAFVWFTSPTATHVMARVAYRDTVFTPIVAHRVDLEDIEKGD
- a CDS encoding monovalent cation/H+ antiporter complex subunit F, yielding MSEGFFLGAAFVLAFLAWLSFYRAARGPSAADRIVAINVIGTKTLVILVLVGFAHQEMSIFLDVALVYGLISFLATVGLAQYFSKGSLF
- a CDS encoding Na+/H+ antiporter subunit E, whose protein sequence is MVRMPGYAGTFLVLWVFWTILLGRRDWASLLLGTGVCALVTLFSRDLSFRKGEGISLNPRVMVDGLAYLGILLVEIVKANIQVAAVVLNPRLPIAPTIVRFRSRLKTDLGKAALGNSITLTPGTVTIEAAGDTFTVHALTLEVAQTMGDRLFEGRLLGIEAGGEARE
- a CDS encoding complex I subunit 5 family protein, whose amino-acid sequence is MTPVPATATAISALPALVPLVPMIMAFPVYAVAAREKRAGAILAVATGLFAAGMGAFLLALATRGGVEARLSAVGYGILLRADAVGASVALVGATAWSLALLFSLDYMKHERSLPRYWSFMVFTMGATLGVFLSGDLFTLFVFFELMTFASYALVVHNEDPEALSAGRLFLFMGVASGLCLVFAVMVLGHAGGLDLAARHGTALVSAGYLEMATILVVLGFGVKAGVFPLHIWLPRAHPVAPAPASAVLSGVLIKAGAYGILRMFLLVLVPGYPAGHGPWALNSGALLLGIGLVTLVSGGVMAVFQDNAKRILAYSSVSQVGYIVTGIGAATVLGAEGATGFGGAFLHILNHMVFKTAAFLMVGYLYMITHETSVTRIRGMRRYLPASIAFLAVFGAITGLPGFSGFASKTLIHHALAEAYHENHLAWLLVAEKVFVVGSSFTVVYFLKLGHVFLGAPAQRTVTPPRISGAVLHVLSLLILLVGFFPQQVINLAVLPAAASLGYQHGLDHLAHADLFQWSNLRDVMVPFILGTCIYLAGSRLGLLNRRPPNLSVESLVYKPLQAGAWGLVRAAGRLERSIGFFYTPVGSCAWTVVGRVARLDRGLDQGYQEIARRAQDAASGIGEEGLPDLSQFTERRMSDLNVAILLQALTLTALVVILVLAKAYM
- a CDS encoding RNA polymerase sigma factor, which produces MAVAAVNAGQGSQAMFEDVFSAYRKRVYGYALRLVGDPHDAEDVTQETFLKLYRSMHTFRGECSIETWVFRITANACVDSLRSSRRREVLCLDGQRDQEAPVPQLVGSAPDPAEVAEGVDIREGVVECLNRLERDQRKVLVLREVRDLSYTDISREMGCPLGTVKSKLNRARAALKRAVTENLTCL
- a CDS encoding PAS domain-containing sensor histidine kinase → MGDLGARVQGILLDLVQSVLDVTSGEGYRAVAHGVVDLFGAEGAALFLCDMEERSLFPVAVVARDESAPIVEERIALRMSKHGTLYRALGSTTPVHIEEGAPGRGETAVALSLAGPVSILPLSHKGMPLGLLLLAFPAGRQRPSDDELGVLMTHLGWALGRATEFEDVKRSEKKYRALAEQASDLVFALDAVGRITYLNSRVKDVLDYEPGDLVGRFISSLLSPGSWEESLQVLRRALSEGKKRIFCRWEAQKRRGGTVILDVHSSILLRDSRYVGQQGIARDNTEINRMEEELERSHQTQMALKDYIALVTRVQEEERRRIARELHDETVQSLTAISRGLDICVDQDDRSEMERKAQELRGMADQALASLRRFIRDLRPAVLDDLGLRAALEGAVSEVRRRGLEAHLDVRGVERRLAPEAEVALFRIAQEAVGNATRHAQCQSIQVCLEFQGSGVTLCVRDDGRGFEVPGDVSCLAKTGCLGLLGMRERLDLVQGSLEVSSSPGGGTRVVARVPEPVF
- a CDS encoding response regulator transcription factor — encoded protein: MGPLESIRVLLADDHPVVRRGTREVLEQEEDIHVVGEAGSGEDAVALALELGPDVVLMDISMPGMNGLEATRAIREALPQTVVLVFTAYDDDQYISAMFDAGASGYLLKNVRGKDLHHAIRAVYHGEAVLGPEVARKVFRGLQDTKGREPGGVIPLSQRELEVLSLAAEGLANKEIAEKLGLSPRTVQGHLAKVFQKMGASSRTEAVTEALMKGWIRLREAKSHG